In a genomic window of Microterricola viridarii:
- a CDS encoding ABC transporter substrate-binding protein: MRLRYAVPALAAAAVLLLSGCVDNSSPSTGGNESAPAIAKDDAAAALLPEGVGANGKLIIGIDPTYAPNEFKDADGNPIGWGAELAEGIAGKLGLTPEFQVSKFDNIIPSVTGGKADIGMSSFTITEERMKQVDFVNYFNAGIQWASAKGNDVDPDNACGLKVAVQATTYEDTDEVPAKSEACVAAGKAPIDKKQFDTQDAATNAVKLGQVDAMSADSPVTLYAISQTGDALQLAGETFDVAPYGVVVAKDSGMAEAVQAALQSMVDDGSYKKILDGWGVSDGGISTITINVATS, from the coding sequence ATGAGACTTCGTTACGCCGTTCCCGCCCTCGCAGCAGCCGCCGTGCTTCTGCTCTCTGGCTGTGTAGACAACTCCAGCCCGAGCACGGGTGGCAACGAGAGCGCTCCGGCCATCGCCAAGGACGACGCAGCGGCGGCGCTGCTGCCCGAGGGCGTTGGCGCCAATGGCAAGCTCATCATCGGCATCGACCCGACCTACGCGCCCAACGAGTTCAAGGACGCCGACGGCAACCCGATCGGCTGGGGTGCAGAGCTGGCAGAGGGCATCGCCGGCAAGCTTGGGCTGACCCCCGAGTTCCAGGTTTCGAAGTTCGACAACATCATCCCGAGCGTCACCGGAGGCAAGGCCGACATCGGCATGTCCAGCTTCACCATCACCGAGGAGCGGATGAAGCAGGTCGACTTTGTCAACTACTTCAACGCCGGCATCCAGTGGGCCTCGGCCAAGGGCAATGACGTCGACCCCGACAACGCCTGTGGCCTCAAGGTCGCCGTGCAGGCCACCACCTACGAGGACACCGATGAGGTTCCCGCCAAGAGCGAGGCCTGTGTCGCCGCCGGCAAGGCGCCCATCGACAAGAAGCAGTTCGACACGCAGGATGCCGCGACGAACGCCGTCAAGCTCGGCCAGGTTGACGCGATGAGCGCCGACTCGCCCGTCACCCTCTACGCGATCTCCCAGACCGGCGACGCCCTCCAGCTCGCCGGCGAGACCTTCGACGTCGCCCCGTACGGTGTCGTCGTCGCGAAGGACTCCGGCATGGCCGAAGCCGTGCAGGCCGCCCTCCAGTCGATGGTCGACGACGGCAGCTACAAGAAGATCCTCGACGGCTGGGGCGTCTCGGACGGCGGCATCAGCACGATCACCATCAACGTCGCAACCTCCTAA
- a CDS encoding ABC transporter permease subunit has product MFFAIILGVSLAIMRLSRTRWSRASPGFYLWIFRGTPVYVQLVFWGLIAIIYKTIDIGLPFSEPWVTFSTNDLIGAFWLAVIGLALNEAAYMAEIVRAGLLSVDKGQEEAATALGMAGSRPCAG; this is encoded by the coding sequence ATGTTCTTCGCGATCATCCTCGGTGTGTCGCTGGCGATCATGCGCCTCTCGCGAACCCGGTGGTCAAGGGCGTCGCCTGGTTTCTACCTCTGGATCTTCCGCGGCACCCCGGTCTACGTGCAGCTCGTGTTCTGGGGCCTCATCGCGATCATCTACAAGACGATCGACATCGGCCTCCCGTTCAGCGAGCCGTGGGTGACCTTCAGCACCAACGACCTGATCGGCGCCTTCTGGCTCGCCGTGATCGGACTCGCCCTCAACGAGGCCGCGTACATGGCCGAGATCGTGCGCGCCGGCCTGCTCTCCGTCGACAAGGGTCAGGAGGAGGCGGCCACCGCGCTCGGCATGGCTGGTTCCAGACCATGCGCCGGGTGA